TTATCTATGGAAAGGAACCTTTATAGAAAATAGCAAAAAAAATATATAGAATGACTCAGCAAAAAAACAGAGTCGTTGCTCTGCTTTTTCGTTTTATTCTTCATCATTCTTTTTCTGCTATGTATTTTAGTCTGAAAAGAGCACGCAATGATCTACCTTGCACCACCATAGATGGTTGATTACCTAGCCATGATCTTTCGACCATAACCAAGCAGGTCGCCACCTATGATCATGGTTTGTTCGACCATGCAAGATATCTTAACAGCTGACAGCAACCTCACGGCTGCAGCCAACCATTAATTCTATAACTTTGTAACGAACTTACAAACTCATAGAATATACGACACCCGGCATAATCTTAGCTCGACCCTTAACGATAGGTTGGAACCCTAAAACAATAAAAATTAATCGACTGCCTCAAAGCTTTTCCCAACCGTTAAAAATCTTCCCTCCGACTATTTGAAAGCCTTTGACCTTCAGATAATCTTTGGCCGACCCGGTTACACCCCCGAAAGAGCATAACAGAGTCTTGGCTCAACCATTACGTACCCTTTTACAATCTTAGAATTTGCATTTTTGCTGTTTTTTATCCCAGGCAATAAATTCCTCACTTTTTCGTTGAGGCATGGATCAGTCACCGCCAAAATCGAATAGATCACTTAAAAAAGATCCCCTGCGTTGCTTCGAATTTTTGCCGTAATGGTCCCGATCATACGCATGCTCATGTTCACGATCATGATGTTTGTTTTCATGCTCATAATTTCCGTATTCATTCACATATCCAGGTCTGCGTTCCTGAGTACTGCTCTCGGATTGAGATTTTTCGATAATTTTGTCCAATTCGCCGCGATCGAGCCAGATCCCGCGGCACTGTGGGCAGTAATCAATTTCTACTCCTTTGCGTTCCGTCATCTGCAATTTCACATGACACACCGGACAATCCATGAACAACACCTCCACAAGAATTTATTTATAGGATAAGCTTATATGCTTAATATTTGTTTAGAAATTCTGTTCCGTATTGATTGACAAATATATTTTGATACTGCAAATCTTGCTCCGTCCTGCGTAATTTTTGTTCAGCAGGATATCCAAGCCCAATCATACATTCCACTTTTAAGCCTTGAGGTATATTCAGCACTTCCTGGATATATTCTTCCGTGGTCTTTCCCTCGGACTGATTTCTGTTTCTGACCTGAACCCAGCAGGAGCCTAGTCCCATCGATTTTGCGGCCAATTGAATAATGATCGCAGCTATGGATGCATCTTCGGTCCAGACATCGGTTAGACTGCTGTCCGCCAGAACCACAATGCACAAAGGGGCTCCGCTTAAGAAAGCTGAGCCGTGCTCTCTGGCCAAGGAAAGTTTCTGAAGCAGGTCATGATCTTCCACAATGATGAAACGCTGCGGCTGAATCCCTCTACCAGAAGGGGCCAACAAAGCAGCCTTGACCAGATTTTGGATTTTATCTTTTTCTATTGCGGCCGGACTATATTTACGGATACTTCTTCTATCATATAACAAATCAAGCATTTTTATCCCTCTTTCCTGTATATTCATTGGCTTCTAATACACAAACTACGATCTATCAACTCTAGCTAAAAACTTTACCCGTCTCAAACGCTCACCTTATTTTTTTGAATATTGCTTTCCAAATAACAAGTCATATTCCAGCAGCCAGTAATCTTTTTCTGCTTCCTGAAATGATGAAGGAAGCTCGTCGTACGTCTGCCCATATTGGTCAACGAAGACCGATTTGCCATAAACGGGCAGTACATCTGCCATCCGACCGGTATACTCAAAAATAGTATTCCCTGGATAATTCAGCTGTTTCAACAAATAGGCCCCTAGAAACGACGGACTGATAAGTCCCAAATCTGTGGCACTTCGTATCGTTTTGGCTGCGTCCGCAGAACTTGTATCTGTATCTGTATCTGTATCTGTATCTGCATTTGCATTTGTTTCAACAGTGTCCTGCTGATCGTTTGACCAGATGATCAGCGGGACCGATTTCATTTTTAAGGTGTCCCCCGTTGACCATTCGTTTTCATTCCCGGTAATATAGCCGGTTTCTTTATAGACCTGATAATCCTTGCCCAAAAAAGGCAGGTGGTCCCCAAAATAAACGACGATTGTTGGCCTGTCCGATTTCCGCAAATAGTCAGTCAGATAAGCCAGCGACGCATCTGCATCCCGTACGCCTTCCGCATAGGTGTCTAAAATCCCTTTTCCTTCGGATGTAAGACTGCCGGATGTACTGACCGTATGATCACTGTAACGGTCCGCCGGATAAGGACCGTGATTTTGCATCGTTACAGCAAAAATGAATTCCGGCTGATCGGCTGTTTGAAGCTCTTGAATAATTCTTTTACTGACTTCGATATCTGCAATATATTCACCGTCAATTTTGGCCCCGTTGAAATCTTCCAGACTATAAAAGTGCTGAAAACCCAGCAGCGGGTAAATCTTGTCCCTGTCATAGAACCAGCCGTGGTAGGGATGAATGGCCGTCGTCTCGTAGCCGTAACGCTGAAGCAAGTTCGGCAAAGCAGGCAGGGATTTTGTGACATACTGCTGGTAAGCAATCGCTCCCTGTGGCAGGAAATTGGTCGATAATCCTGTCAAAAACTCAAATTCCACATTAGCCGTACTTCCTCCAAACACCGGGGATAATATCTCGCCAGAAGTGCCCTCGTTGCTTAATTCTCGAAAATTCGGCAGCGGATCTTCAGAAAAAGCAACCTTCGGAAGCCTGGTAGGATCCCAGAAAGATTCATCCAGAATGACAACAATATCCGGCTTCATTCCGCTGTCCTGAACACCAGCAGCCGCCGCTGACGAACCGGCTTTGTCCTCGGCTGTGATCTTGCTGATGGTTTCTTCACTATAGCCAGCTGGCTTCAAAACCATGATATATTCCGTGTTCATCATGAAACCCAGAAGAAAACCGTTCTGTAAGCTGTTTTGGGTTTGGACCCAGTAGATATGTTCGATTTCGGCCATTTTAAACAACGTCTGTAGCGGCGTATGCCGGTAAAAAACCAGCAATGGTATCAGAATAGCGACGCCCGCAAGAACACCCATCCTGGTCCTTAAGCGTAGGCGATATTTCGGAACAAAGAATACCCCGGCCAGAATAAGGACGATAATCATCACGCCAAGAAAAAAAAGGACCGGCAGCACTTCTCCAGAAATCTTAGGCAACAGATTATAAACCTGATCGAATCTCCCAAAATCCCAGGGAAATAAAGGATCCCCTAAAAACTGTTTCTTTACCATATTTGTTAACGAAAGTAAAATCAGCAGGACGGATGAAGAAATGACCGTAAGCCGCAGATTCCCTGTAAGAAAAAGAAAAAAACACAGAAGTACAATTGCCAAAAAATCGTTCATTAAAAATACCAGGAGATTGGAATAGATCCATACAAGAGCTGATTTAAAATCTCCCCGTTGGATCATTTCAGCAATAATGACCTGGACGAATGCTGTAGCTGCAATCCAGATCAGGAAGCCCTTAGCTGACAGCTTCCTGGTTCTTAAAGGGCTTCTAACAAATCCTTGGAAGGCCTTCACCATATAAGACATCGATAACCCTTTTCCCTCCGAGTCTTGTTTTCACTGTTACGAGAGGTTTTCCGGTCTCTGTGACGCTGCCAATCAGCCTCGCCTTGGTGCCAAGAGGATTTTGCTTTAGAATATTCAGAGCCCGTTCCGCATGTTCCTGAGCAGTGATACAGAGAAACTTTCCTTCATTGGCCATATAGAGCGGATCCAGGCCTAAGATATCACAGAAGGATTTGACTTCCGGATCCACAGGAATGCTTTTCTCCTCGATTTCTACGGCATGGTTTGAAGCTTCGGCAATCTCATTCAGAACCGTGCCTAAGCCCCCCCGGGTAATATCCCTCATCGCGCGGACCTCAATGCCTGCCTGAAGCAAATCTTCAACCATTGGTCCAAGATTTGCACAGTCACTTTGGATTGAATTGACAATCTCCATGCGCTGAGACATGATGCAGGCGTGATGGTTGCCCAAATCACCGCTAACGATGAGCGCATCTCCCTCACGGATCACATCTGTGCCAATGTGCCTGCCGCTTTTTCTGAAACCAAGACCGGCTGTGTTGATATACAAACCGCCATTTCCCTGAACGACTTTGGTATCTCCGGCAACAATTTTGATGCCTGCTTCCTTAGCCGTTCTGCTCAGTGAAGCGACGACGCGGTCAAGCAAATCCAGATCGAGGCCTTCTTCGAGAATAAATCCCGCTGTCAGATACTGAGGCTCGGCTCCTGCCATCCAGAGATCGTTTACCGTTCCACAGACAGCAAGCTTGCCGATATCCCCGCCCGGGAATTCCAGAGGCGTGACCACAAAAGAATCGGTGGTCATCGCCAGAGGGTATTCGGAAACAGGCAGGATTGCCGAATCTTCCATTTTATCAAGGTAATCGTTGGCTAAATATTTATGAAAAAGATCTTTGATAAGCTCCCTGGTAGCATTGCCGCCGCTCCCATGCGCCATTACAATCTTCATTTACTCACCTACTCATTTTTCATTACAGGCTGCTTAGCCTGCCTGAGTCCATCTGTAAACTATCTTACTGTATCTATCTTATCTATCTTATCTATCTTCTTAGTATATTTTCCCGACTTATTTTCTCATAGGCAACATTTAAACGTTGATTACAAATTTATGAATGGATTACTTTCTGGTAAACCGAAACCAAATGCCGCAGGTGCCCTCAGACGATACCATACAGGGTCCCTGCGCTTTAGCCGGTGTACAGACCTTCCCAAACATCGGACACTCATCAGGGTTGATCTTACCAAGGATAACCTCGCCGCAGCGGCAGTTCGTCGTTTTTTGAGCAGTATCACCGGCAAGGTCGGCCGAACCGGCATCGTATTTCCGGTATTTTTGATTCAGATATAAACCGGAATCCTCAATAACGCCGATCCCACGCCAAAAAGCCTGTCCAGACTCAAAATAATTGTTGATATAGGCTAAAGCAACCGCGTTCCCCTCGGGCTTAACCACGGAAGGATAAAGATTATGCACTTCGTGTTTATGATTTTCGACTTGTTTAACCAAATCGTAAATGGCGATCAGGATATGTTCCCCTTCAAAGCCGGCTACGGCAAAAGGCTTCATATACTGCTCCGTCAAACCTGCATAGGCCTGCGAACCAAGAATCGTGCTGACATGCCCCGGCGCAATAAACGCTGATATTTCATTATCCGTGGCGCAGATAAAATCAAGAGCCGGCATAACCCTGCGCAGTGCAGTCAAAAACTTAATATTCGTCAGACCGGAACGCTCCGTTTGCTCAATAACCAGTGCATAAGACGGAATCGTGGTTTCAAAGCCGACGCAGGCAATCACAT
This genomic stretch from Dehalobacter restrictus DSM 9455 harbors:
- a CDS encoding zf-TFIIB domain-containing protein; protein product: MDCPVCHVKLQMTERKGVEIDYCPQCRGIWLDRGELDKIIEKSQSESSTQERRPGYVNEYGNYEHENKHHDREHEHAYDRDHYGKNSKQRRGSFLSDLFDFGGD
- a CDS encoding nitroreductase family protein; this translates as MLDLLYDRRSIRKYSPAAIEKDKIQNLVKAALLAPSGRGIQPQRFIIVEDHDLLQKLSLAREHGSAFLSGAPLCIVVLADSSLTDVWTEDASIAAIIIQLAAKSMGLGSCWVQVRNRNQSEGKTTEEYIQEVLNIPQGLKVECMIGLGYPAEQKLRRTEQDLQYQNIFVNQYGTEFLNKY
- a CDS encoding LTA synthase family protein, giving the protein MSYMVKAFQGFVRSPLRTRKLSAKGFLIWIAATAFVQVIIAEMIQRGDFKSALVWIYSNLLVFLMNDFLAIVLLCFFLFLTGNLRLTVISSSVLLILLSLTNMVKKQFLGDPLFPWDFGRFDQVYNLLPKISGEVLPVLFFLGVMIIVLILAGVFFVPKYRLRLRTRMGVLAGVAILIPLLVFYRHTPLQTLFKMAEIEHIYWVQTQNSLQNGFLLGFMMNTEYIMVLKPAGYSEETISKITAEDKAGSSAAAAGVQDSGMKPDIVVILDESFWDPTRLPKVAFSEDPLPNFRELSNEGTSGEILSPVFGGSTANVEFEFLTGLSTNFLPQGAIAYQQYVTKSLPALPNLLQRYGYETTAIHPYHGWFYDRDKIYPLLGFQHFYSLEDFNGAKIDGEYIADIEVSKRIIQELQTADQPEFIFAVTMQNHGPYPADRYSDHTVSTSGSLTSEGKGILDTYAEGVRDADASLAYLTDYLRKSDRPTIVVYFGDHLPFLGKDYQVYKETGYITGNENEWSTGDTLKMKSVPLIIWSNDQQDTVETNANADTDTDTDTDTSSADAAKTIRSATDLGLISPSFLGAYLLKQLNYPGNTIFEYTGRMADVLPVYGKSVFVDQYGQTYDELPSSFQEAEKDYWLLEYDLLFGKQYSKK
- the hypE gene encoding hydrogenase expression/formation protein HypE, with product MKIVMAHGSGGNATRELIKDLFHKYLANDYLDKMEDSAILPVSEYPLAMTTDSFVVTPLEFPGGDIGKLAVCGTVNDLWMAGAEPQYLTAGFILEEGLDLDLLDRVVASLSRTAKEAGIKIVAGDTKVVQGNGGLYINTAGLGFRKSGRHIGTDVIREGDALIVSGDLGNHHACIMSQRMEIVNSIQSDCANLGPMVEDLLQAGIEVRAMRDITRGGLGTVLNEIAEASNHAVEIEEKSIPVDPEVKSFCDILGLDPLYMANEGKFLCITAQEHAERALNILKQNPLGTKARLIGSVTETGKPLVTVKTRLGGKRVIDVLYGEGLPRIC
- the hypD gene encoding hydrogenase formation protein HypD, producing the protein MNLDHILKELAGDHQELKIMEVCGTHTSSIFKNGIRSLLSPKIRLISGPGCPVCVTPASYIDKAIEWAMTPNYVLLTFGDMMKVPGSEKSLSEAKADGARVEIMYSPQEALKKAAANPELTYVIACVGFETTIPSYALVIEQTERSGLTNIKFLTALRRVMPALDFICATDNEISAFIAPGHVSTILGSQAYAGLTEQYMKPFAVAGFEGEHILIAIYDLVKQVENHKHEVHNLYPSVVKPEGNAVALAYINNYFESGQAFWRGIGVIEDSGLYLNQKYRKYDAGSADLAGDTAQKTTNCRCGEVILGKINPDECPMFGKVCTPAKAQGPCMVSSEGTCGIWFRFTRK